Proteins co-encoded in one Metabacillus sp. KUDC1714 genomic window:
- a CDS encoding CBO0543 family protein — MKLFIVTVILVLLVALKMPRKRTRHELLATIQFALLMNFVTDLYLDLKYKLYWYFDKEQIEWSYLAVALGEVAVLVIFFNYFPLKSNAIKKFIYILGWTCILVLLELYAVYIRVLHYGEWNIIYSAVVYFISMYILYFVLDYTADRRETQ, encoded by the coding sequence GTGAAGCTATTTATAGTGACAGTTATATTAGTTCTTTTAGTTGCCCTAAAAATGCCCAGAAAAAGGACTAGGCACGAGTTACTAGCTACAATACAGTTTGCATTGTTAATGAATTTTGTAACTGATTTGTATCTTGATTTAAAGTACAAACTTTACTGGTATTTTGATAAAGAACAAATAGAGTGGTCGTACCTAGCTGTAGCCCTAGGTGAGGTTGCTGTATTAGTTATTTTTTTTAATTATTTTCCCCTGAAATCAAATGCCATAAAGAAATTTATATATATCTTGGGATGGACATGCATTCTTGTACTACTTGAGTTGTATGCAGTTTATATTAGAGTTTTACATTATGGTGAATGGAATATAATCTATTCGGCGGTGGTTTACTTTATTTCAATGTACATCCTTTATTTCGTATTAGACTACACGGCGGATAGAAGAGAAACTCAGTAA
- a CDS encoding anti-repressor SinI family protein, giving the protein MLSSLVDENRLDKEWAELILYALELGLSPDEIREFLNKSTRPE; this is encoded by the coding sequence ATGTTAAGTTCCTTAGTCGACGAAAATCGCTTAGACAAAGAATGGGCAGAACTGATCTTGTATGCATTAGAGTTAGGTTTATCTCCAGATGAAATTAGAGAGTTTTTGAATAAATCAACTCGACCTGAATAA
- a CDS encoding HIT family protein has translation MTLNLNNECIFCSIISGDIPSSEVYKDDLVIAFMDISPVNKGHLLVIPNNHYEYLSDVPEEIAARMFTVGQKLAIAIRNSGVKCEGINFFLSDGEAAFQEVFHSHLHVFPRFKGDAFKIDADWSVNPSRTDLDEVAKKISSSMQALSK, from the coding sequence ATGACTTTAAATCTCAATAATGAATGCATATTTTGTTCAATAATTTCCGGAGATATTCCTTCAAGTGAAGTTTATAAGGACGATTTAGTAATTGCCTTTATGGACATTTCTCCAGTTAATAAAGGACATTTGCTGGTCATCCCTAATAATCACTATGAGTATTTGTCAGATGTTCCTGAAGAGATAGCAGCCAGAATGTTTACTGTTGGTCAAAAGTTAGCAATTGCAATTCGAAACTCTGGTGTAAAATGTGAAGGCATTAACTTTTTCCTTTCAGATGGTGAAGCAGCTTTTCAAGAAGTCTTCCATTCACATTTACACGTATTCCCGCGATTTAAGGGAGATGCATTTAAAATCGATGCAGATTGGTCTGTTAATCCATCACGTACAGATTTAGATGAAGTAGCAAAAAAAATATCTTCCTCAATGCAAGCACTTAGTAAATAG
- a CDS encoding serine hydrolase domain-containing protein — MKTNILNRIAEIQDQNKFSGSVLVKEDNEVLAEVSYGYANRSEQIENSTFTRYGIASGCKLFTSIAICQLVEDEKLSFETKLEDCLNVSFPNFDKDITIHHLLTHTSGIPDYFDEEVMDDFEELWIKNPMYHIRTLEDFLPLFQNQPMKLKVGERFHYNNAGYILLGLIVEQASQLQFTDYIEGNIFKKAGMVNSGYFEFDSLPKSTALGYIDLPNGTWKTNIYSLPVKGGSDGGAFVTVNDMANLWDSLVNNQLLSEEYTHMLLTPYIRTNDKNSFYGYGVWIEKNDDEIIKYHIMGYDPGVSFHSAFYPKTSIKTVICSNKSKGAYGIMKEIEEEI; from the coding sequence GTGAAAACTAACATTCTAAATCGTATTGCCGAAATTCAAGATCAGAATAAATTCTCTGGAAGCGTTCTTGTTAAAGAAGACAATGAAGTTTTGGCAGAGGTAAGCTACGGTTATGCTAATCGTTCTGAACAAATTGAAAATAGCACCTTTACAAGATATGGAATAGCATCGGGTTGCAAGCTGTTTACATCGATAGCAATTTGTCAGCTTGTAGAGGATGAAAAACTTTCTTTTGAAACAAAGTTAGAAGATTGCCTTAATGTTTCTTTCCCAAATTTTGATAAAGATATAACCATTCATCATCTTTTAACACATACGTCTGGAATACCTGATTATTTTGATGAGGAAGTTATGGATGATTTTGAGGAATTGTGGATTAAAAACCCGATGTATCACATAAGAACCTTAGAAGACTTCTTACCACTATTTCAGAATCAACCAATGAAATTAAAAGTAGGCGAAAGATTTCATTATAACAATGCTGGATATATTTTACTTGGGTTAATTGTAGAGCAAGCAAGTCAGCTTCAATTTACCGATTATATTGAAGGAAATATCTTTAAAAAAGCAGGGATGGTAAACTCGGGTTATTTTGAATTTGATTCACTTCCCAAAAGTACAGCACTTGGTTATATTGACCTTCCAAATGGTACTTGGAAGACGAATATTTACTCATTGCCTGTTAAAGGTGGTTCAGATGGCGGGGCGTTTGTAACCGTGAACGATATGGCAAACTTGTGGGATTCGCTCGTAAATAATCAATTACTTAGTGAAGAATACACTCATATGTTACTTACTCCATATATTCGAACGAATGATAAAAATAGCTTTTATGGTTATGGAGTGTGGATTGAAAAGAATGATGATGAAATTATTAAATATCATATAATGGGTTATGACCCTGGAGTTAGTTTTCATTCTGCTTTTTATCCCAAGACCTCAATTAAAACTGTTATATGTTCTAACAAATCAAAGGGAGCATATGGAATTATGAAAGAAATTGAGGAAGAAATATAA
- a CDS encoding CBO0543 family protein: MKVPFSPEQSNRLVELKETQEKLSTQWIDYWYDYSSFNTWQFWVNVVFIIVPLISLYFFVDRRKIFLLGFFGFNIHVWLVYCDAILTRYNFIEYPYKAIPFLPINVGIDTSLVPILFILLYQWTLNKNKNFYLYSLILITFLSFIFKPLLATYHLIHLKQGMNHIYLFISYIIITLVSIGITNLFQYLHIKYKSYDHI, from the coding sequence ATGAAGGTTCCCTTTTCACCCGAGCAAAGTAACCGACTAGTAGAATTGAAGGAAACACAAGAGAAACTTTCAACTCAATGGATTGATTATTGGTATGATTATTCATCATTTAACACATGGCAATTTTGGGTTAATGTAGTTTTTATAATTGTGCCGTTAATTTCCCTTTACTTTTTTGTAGATAGAAGAAAGATATTTCTATTGGGGTTTTTTGGGTTTAATATACACGTCTGGTTAGTCTATTGTGATGCTATTTTAACTAGATATAATTTTATTGAATATCCATATAAAGCAATTCCTTTTCTCCCAATTAATGTTGGAATAGACACTTCATTGGTTCCAATCTTATTTATATTATTATATCAATGGACGCTAAATAAAAATAAAAATTTTTACTTGTATTCTTTGATATTAATTACTTTTCTTTCTTTTATTTTCAAGCCATTATTAGCGACGTATCACCTTATACATCTAAAGCAAGGTATGAATCATATTTACTTATTTATTTCATACATAATTATTACTTTAGTCTCAATAGGGATAACGAATCTTTTTCAATATCTTCATATTAAATACAAGTCTTATGATCATATATAA
- a CDS encoding recombinase family protein, which produces MAKIGYARVSTKDQSLDLQIDALRKAGCDDKNIFVEKNHWKNGRSSKV; this is translated from the coding sequence ATGGCTAAAATCGGTTATGCAAGGGTATCTACCAAAGATCAATCACTAGACCTACAAATTGACGCTTTAAGGAAAGCTGGTTGTGACGATAAGAATATATTCGTTGAAAAAAATCACTGGAAGAACGGCAGATCGTCCAAAGTTTAA
- a CDS encoding recombinase family protein → MREGDILIVYKLDRLGRTTRQLLELVDDLKERNIQFQSLSNGIDATTEQGVSSLRSWLHFRNGS, encoded by the coding sequence ATGAGGGAAGGTGACATATTAATAGTTTACAAGCTGGACCGTTTAGGGCGTACTACACGGCAGTTACTAGAATTGGTGGACGATTTGAAGGAAAGAAACATTCAATTCCAATCCTTATCTAATGGAATAGATGCAACAACGGAACAAGGTGTTTCTTCTTTACGATCATGGCTGCATTTCCGAAATGGAAGCTGA
- a CDS encoding IS3 family transposase (programmed frameshift), with translation MSKIIFNEFQRQQLENNPNVNHVSDRSISYKPEFKIAAIKEYKNGKGPTDIFIEYGFDLDIIGSKKPQQCLKRWRKTYEMYGEEGFKNELRGKGSTGRPSSKDLTVEDKLKKAEARIAFLEMEKRLLKKVRRTREEGEETKLTLSEKFQLIEATIRRYGLVRMVSYLCELATVKRKSYYAWLKAEPKRIDRERKDVQDYKLIKQVFDEKNGKSGGRDIRMVLENDYFTVMNLKKIYRIMNKFNLKSKIRRSNPYKRMAQATQEHRTCPNILNRNFVHSEPGKVLLTDITYLYLENGTPVYLSCVKDGSTREILAYYLSTTLEMRLVYRTLDNLINALDGNVHPEAILHSDQGFHYTNPEYRKKVKKLGFIQSMSRKGNCWDNAPIESFFGHLKDEIDASSCQTLTELEGVIEDYMVYYNTYRYQWGLKKMAPEQYRSHLLSA, from the exons ATGAGTAAAATTATTTTTAATGAATTTCAACGTCAACAACTGGAGAACAATCCAAATGTCAATCATGTATCAGATCGGTCGATCTCTTACAAACCTGAATTTAAAATTGCTGCCATTAAGGAATACAAAAATGGCAAAGGGCCAACGGATATTTTCATTGAATATGGATTTGATCTAGACATAATTGGATCTAAAAAGCCTCAACAATGTTTAAAGCGTTGGAGAAAAACTTATGAAATGTATGGTGAGGAAGGTTTTAAGAATGAGCTTCGTGGTAAAGGAAGCACTGGACGCCCATCTTCGAAGGATCTTACAGTAGAAGATAAACTAAAAAAAGCAGAGGCACGTATTGCCTTCTTAGAGATGGAGA AACGACTTCTTAAAAAAGTTAGAAGAACTAGAGAGGAAGGCGAAGAAACAAAATTAACATTATCAGAAAAGTTCCAACTAATTGAGGCCACAATTCGTAGATATGGTCTAGTTAGAATGGTATCTTATCTTTGTGAATTAGCTACAGTAAAACGCAAAAGTTACTATGCCTGGCTTAAGGCTGAACCCAAGCGTATCGATAGAGAACGTAAGGATGTACAGGATTATAAACTTATAAAACAAGTCTTCGATGAAAAGAATGGTAAATCAGGTGGACGAGATATAAGAATGGTTCTAGAAAATGACTATTTCACTGTGATGAATCTCAAGAAAATCTATCGTATTATGAATAAGTTTAACCTAAAGTCAAAAATTAGAAGGTCAAACCCTTACAAACGAATGGCTCAGGCAACACAAGAACACCGGACTTGTCCAAATATCCTGAATCGAAATTTCGTACATAGTGAGCCTGGTAAAGTGTTACTTACTGACATCACCTATCTTTATTTAGAAAATGGCACACCTGTATATTTGTCATGTGTTAAAGACGGTTCAACACGTGAAATTTTGGCCTACTATCTCTCGACAACATTAGAAATGCGACTTGTTTATCGAACACTTGATAACTTAATTAATGCCTTGGACGGGAACGTCCACCCAGAAGCCATACTCCATTCTGATCAAGGATTTCACTATACAAATCCAGAATATCGAAAAAAAGTTAAGAAACTTGGGTTTATTCAATCTATGTCTCGTAAAGGAAACTGTTGGGATAACGCACCAATAGAATCATTCTTTGGCCATTTAAAAGATGAGATTGATGCTTCTTCATGTCAAACACTCACAGAATTAGAAGGGGTAATTGAAGATTATATGGTCTACTATAATACTTACCGATATCAATGGGGATTAAAAAAGATGGCCCCGGAACAATACCGAAGCCACCTATTAAGTGCATAA
- a CDS encoding transglutaminase-like domain-containing protein — translation MNLVCESDKINDYLLELTEVNYSNLNIKKKAVELFNESQTEIEKAKIAFEFVRDEIAHSWDIQSKRITCNASEVLDLKEGICYAKSHLLASLLRSQGIPTGFCYQRLMLFDTPEKGYCIHALNAIFLKSLNKWIRVDSRGNKEGIDAQFSIEEEKLAFPINEELDEKDYPVIYAKPHPKIVAVLKENTNALEMYKHHLPVSL, via the coding sequence GTGAATCTAGTTTGTGAATCAGATAAAATAAATGATTATTTACTTGAATTAACCGAAGTTAATTATTCTAATCTAAATATTAAAAAGAAAGCAGTTGAGCTTTTTAATGAATCTCAAACGGAAATTGAAAAAGCAAAAATAGCTTTTGAATTTGTTCGTGATGAAATTGCTCATTCTTGGGATATTCAATCGAAGCGAATTACTTGTAATGCTTCGGAAGTATTAGACCTTAAAGAGGGAATTTGCTATGCAAAATCACATCTGTTAGCTTCTTTATTGCGTTCACAGGGAATACCAACAGGTTTTTGTTATCAAAGATTAATGTTATTTGATACTCCGGAAAAAGGGTATTGTATTCACGCTTTAAATGCCATATTTCTTAAATCTCTTAATAAATGGATTAGGGTTGACTCTCGTGGAAATAAAGAGGGAATTGATGCCCAATTTTCAATTGAAGAAGAAAAATTAGCCTTCCCTATTAATGAAGAACTTGATGAAAAGGATTATCCAGTTATCTATGCTAAGCCTCATCCCAAGATTGTGGCTGTTTTAAAAGAAAATACTAATGCATTAGAAATGTATAAACATCACTTACCAGTGAGTTTGTAG
- a CDS encoding GNAT family N-acetyltransferase, which yields MEIKLANVSDAGIIHELMIKAFMEYKDEVPPSSALDETVDSISTSLKNNEMALITYIDKKPVGMVRFKLKEDGLYFFRLSVIPEKQGQGIAKKIVKSLEEYAKHKEVPKLLCKVRMTVPKNINLYSSIGFSIYNEEIVHKSEGINIKVVSMLKHIGEKPCESSL from the coding sequence ATGGAAATTAAACTTGCAAATGTATCCGATGCAGGAATAATACACGAATTAATGATAAAAGCATTTATGGAATATAAAGATGAAGTACCTCCATCAAGTGCTTTAGATGAAACGGTTGACTCAATCTCCACATCTTTAAAGAATAATGAGATGGCACTAATTACATACATTGATAAAAAGCCAGTGGGGATGGTTCGTTTTAAATTAAAAGAAGATGGGCTTTATTTTTTTAGATTGTCAGTAATTCCAGAAAAACAAGGTCAGGGTATTGCAAAGAAAATAGTAAAAAGCCTTGAAGAGTATGCCAAACATAAAGAAGTTCCTAAATTATTGTGTAAGGTTCGTATGACTGTTCCTAAAAATATTAACTTATACAGTTCAATAGGATTTAGCATTTATAATGAGGAGATAGTACATAAATCAGAGGGAATAAATATAAAAGTTGTTTCTATGCTAAAACATATTGGGGAAAAACCTTGTGAATCTAGTTTGTGA
- a CDS encoding IS110 family RNA-guided transposase, translating into MNPVIGLDVSKGESQVQAFLDKGKPYSKSFKVSHTIEGLDLLVEFLEVVKRETGKRPPIVLEATGHYHSSVVQYLEDRGYLMIIINPLISYKAKSSSLRKVKTDAIDAYHLCELFYKEDLEPYKKRGVQLLNLRNLTRQHENITGVLIQTKLQFQAILDQVFPEYRGVFGDLYSVVSLLTLSEFPSSEDILEASEETIADKIAELCKSRSHRWAKEKATQLKAAANRNPFEKTVYQSHILSLGMYINIILQYKEHLSKLESEIDALAKGVEEYNIIKSIPGIGEKIAATIISEIGEIDRFTDPKKLVAFAGVDPSVFESGKFTATKNRITKRGSSRLRHALYMAVRCAIRDCRKKKTTDEIIPRNKRMREFYDKKRDEGKPFKVAVIACVNKLSHWIFALLKNKTTFQDIA; encoded by the coding sequence ATGAATCCAGTCATTGGTCTGGATGTTTCAAAAGGGGAAAGTCAAGTTCAGGCATTTTTAGATAAAGGCAAACCATACAGTAAGAGTTTTAAAGTTTCTCATACTATAGAAGGTCTTGATTTACTTGTAGAGTTTCTGGAGGTGGTTAAGAGAGAAACTGGTAAGAGACCACCTATTGTTCTAGAAGCGACAGGACATTATCATTCCTCTGTTGTTCAATACTTAGAGGACCGTGGGTATTTAATGATAATCATTAATCCATTGATTTCTTATAAGGCTAAAAGTTCAAGTCTTCGGAAAGTAAAGACAGATGCGATAGATGCTTACCATCTCTGCGAGCTGTTTTATAAGGAGGATTTAGAGCCGTATAAGAAGCGTGGTGTGCAGCTATTAAACCTTCGGAATCTTACAAGACAGCACGAAAATATTACTGGTGTATTGATTCAAACAAAGCTACAATTTCAAGCGATTCTGGACCAGGTCTTCCCTGAATACAGAGGTGTTTTTGGTGACTTATATTCGGTAGTATCACTATTAACTCTTTCAGAGTTTCCCTCATCTGAAGATATTTTAGAGGCAAGTGAAGAAACAATTGCCGACAAAATCGCTGAGTTATGTAAAAGTCGTTCCCATCGATGGGCTAAAGAAAAAGCTACTCAGCTCAAGGCTGCAGCAAATCGAAATCCGTTTGAAAAGACCGTTTATCAAAGCCATATTTTAAGTCTAGGTATGTATATCAATATCATTCTTCAATACAAAGAGCACCTATCCAAGTTAGAGTCCGAGATAGATGCCCTCGCTAAAGGTGTTGAAGAATATAATATTATCAAATCTATCCCTGGTATAGGAGAAAAGATCGCGGCAACAATCATTTCAGAAATTGGAGAGATAGATCGATTTACTGATCCTAAAAAGCTCGTAGCTTTCGCTGGAGTTGATCCTAGTGTATTCGAATCTGGTAAGTTTACAGCCACCAAAAACCGAATCACCAAAAGAGGTTCCAGTAGGCTTCGTCACGCCTTATATATGGCAGTTCGTTGTGCCATTCGTGACTGTCGTAAAAAGAAAACAACTGATGAAATTATCCCACGAAACAAGAGAATGCGAGAGTTTTACGACAAGAAACGTGATGAAGGAAAGCCTTTTAAAGTAGCCGTAATAGCATGCGTAAATAAGCTTTCACATTGGATATTTGCCCTTTTAAAGAACAAAACTACTTTCCAAGATATAGCTTAG
- a CDS encoding AAA family ATPase — translation MGIRNYLIEGVSGTGKTSVWKELQRRGYHAINGDRELAYQGDPETGTPTDGVTHEHHIWHIDKVKALVANQDETVTFFCGGSRNFSKFIDLFDGVFVLEVDLDTLNRRLDERPEDEWGGKKTERELIARLHQTKEDIPKNGIIIDATAPIKYVVDEIVRLSEENKRQQ, via the coding sequence ATGGGCATTAGAAATTATCTGATTGAAGGCGTTTCCGGCACCGGCAAAACTTCGGTCTGGAAAGAATTGCAGCGGCGCGGCTACCATGCCATTAATGGGGACCGTGAATTGGCTTATCAAGGCGATCCGGAAACCGGTACACCGACGGATGGCGTCACGCACGAGCACCACATTTGGCATATAGATAAAGTAAAAGCTTTGGTCGCTAACCAGGATGAGACTGTAACATTTTTCTGCGGCGGTTCTAGGAACTTTTCGAAATTCATAGATCTATTTGACGGCGTGTTTGTCCTCGAGGTCGACCTTGACACATTGAATCGGCGGCTTGACGAGCGACCGGAAGATGAGTGGGGCGGAAAGAAAACGGAACGGGAACTCATTGCGCGATTGCACCAAACGAAAGAAGACATTCCGAAAAACGGTATTATAATTGACGCCACCGCACCGATCAAGTACGTCGTTGACGAGATCGTCCGTCTAAGCGAAGAAAATAAACGCCAACAGTAA
- a CDS encoding AraC family transcriptional regulator, translating to MQIKDFMIDQSLKELTEHRTVVLPIACYETTINQNINGYIPHHWHDEFQFVLIVKGEAIFQINEEKLAVREGEGLFINSGSLHMAKDKNDSGCVYICLNVSPSFVLSQELYTSYVNPYIIATNIPYLYLDAKELWAKNILAAIVKINQLIQQNPPYYEIDITIQLTLIWKNLLINGFELEYEHTEMLKSHRMKQMLNWIHLHYAEKILLDDIARAGQLSRSECCRYFKRILKTTPLNYVTDYRIQKSLILLQQSEFNVTDAAYQVGFNSTSYFIDKFRNSMNMTPLAYKKYKNYCSLVK from the coding sequence ATGCAAATAAAAGACTTTATGATTGACCAAAGTTTAAAAGAATTAACTGAACATCGTACAGTTGTGTTGCCGATTGCATGTTATGAAACAACGATTAACCAAAATATAAATGGATACATACCACATCACTGGCATGATGAATTCCAATTTGTTTTGATTGTAAAAGGAGAAGCAATTTTTCAAATAAATGAAGAAAAACTTGCGGTTCGAGAAGGTGAGGGTCTATTTATAAACAGTGGCAGCTTGCACATGGCGAAAGATAAAAATGATTCGGGCTGTGTCTATATTTGTTTAAATGTTTCTCCAAGTTTTGTTTTGTCACAAGAACTTTATACAAGTTATGTAAATCCCTATATTATAGCGACTAATATACCTTACTTATATTTGGATGCAAAGGAGCTTTGGGCGAAAAACATTTTAGCTGCTATTGTAAAAATCAATCAGTTGATTCAACAAAATCCGCCATACTATGAAATTGACATTACCATACAGCTAACGTTAATTTGGAAAAACTTACTTATAAATGGTTTTGAATTAGAGTACGAACATACGGAAATGTTAAAGAGTCACCGAATGAAGCAAATGCTAAATTGGATACACCTACATTATGCTGAGAAAATCCTTTTAGACGATATTGCACGAGCTGGTCAATTAAGCCGTTCCGAATGCTGTCGATATTTCAAGAGGATTTTAAAGACAACACCTTTAAATTACGTAACCGATTATCGAATTCAAAAAAGCCTAATTTTACTACAACAATCAGAATTCAATGTCACAGATGCTGCCTATCAAGTTGGATTTAATAGCACAAGCTATTTCATTGATAAATTCCGAAACTCGATGAACATGACACCACTAGCATATAAAAAATACAAAAATTACTGTTCGCTTGTGAAGTAG
- a CDS encoding DMT family transporter, whose protein sequence is MNRRKGLFLVITGAIFWGIGGTVAKKLFQQYEIDIDWLVTTRLLIAGFLLLTVQFFGKDRSQVLGVWKNRRIAIQLIIFGLFGMLTVQYTYMASIQHGNAAVATLLQYLAPIMIIVYLIFRKHTVLTRRDLLTVSLALVGSFFLLTNGSISQLSVPTLAIVWGVLSGIALAFYTLYAVPLLKQYDSLVIVGWAMVIGGFALSFIHPPWQMGFTYLTLEAYSYLIFVIIFGTMIAFWFYIESLQSLLPKESSLLGSVEPLAAVLTTVFWLKEPFGFFQWVGTACIMGMILLLALKKRSFSDTSKPPENEEPLKVS, encoded by the coding sequence ATGAATAGAAGAAAAGGATTATTTCTCGTTATAACGGGAGCAATATTTTGGGGGATTGGCGGCACAGTTGCAAAAAAGCTTTTTCAACAGTATGAAATCGATATAGATTGGCTTGTAACGACCCGATTGCTCATAGCTGGTTTTTTACTCTTAACCGTTCAATTTTTCGGAAAAGACCGTTCCCAAGTACTTGGTGTTTGGAAAAATAGAAGGATAGCTATCCAATTGATTATCTTCGGGTTATTCGGCATGCTCACGGTTCAATATACATATATGGCTTCCATTCAACACGGTAATGCTGCTGTTGCAACGCTATTACAATATTTAGCACCTATTATGATTATCGTTTACTTAATTTTCCGAAAACACACTGTTCTAACGCGAAGAGATTTATTGACTGTTTCGTTGGCTTTGGTTGGGTCCTTTTTCTTATTAACAAACGGCTCTATCTCTCAATTATCTGTGCCAACACTTGCAATCGTTTGGGGTGTTTTATCTGGAATAGCTTTAGCATTTTATACATTGTATGCAGTTCCTTTACTGAAGCAATACGATTCCCTTGTTATTGTTGGCTGGGCGATGGTTATCGGTGGCTTTGCATTAAGTTTTATCCATCCACCTTGGCAAATGGGCTTTACTTACTTAACACTAGAAGCTTATTCATACTTAATCTTTGTTATCATATTTGGTACAATGATTGCATTTTGGTTTTATATAGAAAGTTTACAAAGTCTATTACCAAAAGAATCCAGTCTTCTAGGTAGCGTAGAGCCACTAGCTGCTGTTTTAACAACGGTATTTTGGTTAAAGGAACCCTTTGGATTTTTCCAATGGGTTGGTACAGCTTGCATCATGGGTATGATTTTATTATTAGCCTTGAAGAAACGGTCTTTTTCAGATACTAGCAAACCTCCTGAGAATGAAGAGCCCCTCAAAGTTAGTTGA
- a CDS encoding FMN-binding negative transcriptional regulator: MYIPKQFKIEDEEVIYDFIEKYGFATLFSQHKGEPYATHLPLMLNKSENALYGHFARPNEQWKDAENQQVLVIFQGPHCYISPSWYETTKAVPTWNYVSIHLYGKIEIIEDEKVIFDSLNDLVNKYESTDSPYNLNDVEPDFIKGMSKGIVAFRIKITKIEAKAKLSQNHPVERQELIIKHLENTSQQDNLQVASLMKKNLKK; this comes from the coding sequence ATGTATATACCTAAACAGTTTAAAATTGAGGATGAAGAAGTAATTTATGATTTTATCGAAAAATATGGCTTTGCAACCTTATTTTCTCAGCATAAAGGAGAACCCTACGCAACACATCTTCCACTGATGTTAAATAAATCTGAAAATGCTTTATATGGTCATTTTGCACGTCCGAACGAACAATGGAAGGATGCTGAAAACCAACAAGTACTTGTGATTTTCCAAGGTCCACACTGTTATATTTCACCTTCTTGGTACGAAACAACTAAAGCAGTGCCTACTTGGAATTATGTGTCCATCCATTTATATGGGAAGATTGAGATTATCGAAGATGAAAAAGTGATATTCGATTCTTTAAATGACTTAGTAAATAAATATGAAAGTACAGATAGTCCATACAATTTAAATGATGTAGAACCCGATTTTATCAAAGGTATGAGTAAAGGAATTGTAGCGTTCAGAATAAAAATCACAAAAATTGAAGCAAAGGCTAAATTAAGTCAAAATCATCCTGTGGAACGGCAAGAATTAATTATTAAGCATCTAGAAAACACTTCTCAACAAGATAATCTACAAGTAGCATCTCTTATGAAGAAAAATCTAAAAAAATGA
- a CDS encoding GNAT family N-acetyltransferase — protein sequence MTINIKKCTLEDSRKLQEISYETFNETFKHQNSPESMNAYLEKAFNLKQLEMELSIITSQFFFVYFNNEVAGYLKINTNEAQSEEMGDESLEIERIYIKNKFQKHGLGKYLLNKAIEIAMKCNKKKIWLGVWENNKNAIAFYKKMGFVQTGTHSFYMGDEEQIDFIMTKTLI from the coding sequence ATGACTATAAATATAAAAAAGTGTACCCTTGAAGATTCACGGAAACTTCAAGAAATTAGTTATGAAACATTTAATGAGACATTTAAGCATCAGAATTCACCCGAAAGTATGAATGCCTATTTGGAAAAGGCATTTAATTTAAAACAATTAGAAATGGAATTATCCATTATTACTTCGCAATTCTTTTTTGTTTATTTTAACAATGAAGTCGCTGGATATTTAAAGATCAATACCAATGAGGCTCAGTCTGAAGAAATGGGTGATGAATCACTTGAAATCGAGAGGATTTATATAAAAAACAAATTTCAAAAACATGGGCTTGGTAAGTATCTGCTAAATAAAGCGATAGAAATTGCGATGAAATGTAATAAAAAGAAAATCTGGCTAGGCGTATGGGAAAATAATAAAAATGCTATTGCTTTTTATAAGAAAATGGGATTTGTACAAACTGGAACCCACTCTTTTTATATGGGTGACGAAGAACAAATAGACTTTATAATGACAAAAACGCTCATATAA